Proteins from a single region of Hordeum vulgare subsp. vulgare chromosome 6H, MorexV3_pseudomolecules_assembly, whole genome shotgun sequence:
- the LOC123401029 gene encoding CBL-interacting protein kinase 26-like, with the protein MEERRTILMDRYEIGRHLGQGNFAKVYYARNLTSGQAVAIKMIDKEKVSRVGLMVQIKREISIMRLVRHPNVLKLFEVMASKSKIYFVLEYAKGGELFNKITKGKLSEDAARKYFHQLISAVDYCHSRGVYHRDLKPENLLLDENENLKVSDFGLSALAESTRQDGLLHTTCGTPAYVAPEVLSRRGYDGAKADIWSCGVILFVLVAGFLPFHDTNLIEMYRKISRAEYRCPRPFSVELKDLLYKILDPDPSTRASVSRIKRSAWFRKPVDVNGLKIKQETRDKVQKGEPTTSESTEGSNSEVNQEASSSLTNLNAFDIISLSTGFDLSNLFEEKYGRREDRFTTRQPAEAIFAKLNELAKKLKLKIKKQENGVLKLAAPREGMKGILELDAEVFEFAPSLHLVELKKTNGDTIEYKQLMKDEIRPALKDLVWAWQGDSHPLPVKCIQGEQQQQQSPSPSQQPQE; encoded by the coding sequence atggaggaaaggaggacgATTTTGATGGACCGTTATGAAATTGGGAGGCACTTAGGGCAAGGGAACTTTGCCAAGGTATATTATGCCCGGAATCTCACGAGTGGACAGGCTGTTGCGATAAAGATGATCGACAAGGAGAAGGTTTCGAGGGTTGGCCTAATGGTGCAGATAAAGAGGGAGATTTCGATAATGCGATTGGTAAGGCATCCAAATGTCTTGAAACTTTTCGAGGTAATGGCTAGCAAGAGCAAGATTTACTTTGTTTTGGAGTATGCCAAAGGTGGCGAGCttttcaataaaataaccaagggaAAGTTGAGCGAGGATGCTGCGAGGAAATACTTCCATCAGCTCATCAGTGCCGTGGACTACTGCCATAGCCGAGGTGTTTATCATCGCGACTTGAAACCGGAGAACCTACTCCTGGATGAGAATGAAAACCTTAAAGTCTCTGATTTCGGTCTAAGTGCCCTGGCCGAGTCCACGAGACAAGATGGCCTCCTCCATACCACCTGTGGAACTCCAGCTTATGTTGCTCCCGAAGTGCTTAGCAGGAGAGGCTATGATGGTGCGAAGGCTGACATATGGTCCTGTGGAGTAATTCTATTTGTGCTGGTGGCTGGTTTCCTTCCGTTCCACGACACAAACCTTATAGAGATGTATAGGAAGATCTCCAGGGCTGAATATAGATGCCCTCGCCCTTTTTCAGTTGAGCTGAAGGATCTACTGTATAAGATTCTCGATCCAGACCCAAGCACTAGAGCTTCTGTTTCAAGGAtaaagagaagtgcttggttcagGAAACCCGTTGATGTAAATGGACTGAAGATTAAACAAGAAACAAGAGACAAGGTTCAGAAAGGTGAACCCACAACCTCTGAATCAACAGAAGGCAGCAATTCAGAGGTTAACCAAGAAGCGTCATCAAGCCTCACAAACTTGAATGCCTTCGACATAATTTCTCTCTCAACGGGATTCGACCTATCCAATTTGTTTGAAGAGAAGTATGGCCGGAGGGAGGACAGATTTACCACCAGGCAGCCAGCAGAGGCTATATTTGCCAAGCTGAATGAACTGGCCAAGAAATTGAAGCTCAAAATCAAGAAGCAAGAAAACGGTGTCTTGAAATTGGCAGCACCAAGGGAAGGAATGAAGGGAATTCTTGAGCTTGATGCAGAGGTTTTTGAGTTTGCGCCTTCTTTGCATTTAGTTGAATTGAAGAAGACTAATGGAGACACCATAGAGTATAAACAACTAATGAAAGATGAGATAAGGCCTGCACTGAAGGATTTGGTTTGGGCGTGGCAAGGTGATTCACATCCGCTCCCTGTGAAATGTATCCAAggagagcagcagcagcagcagtcacCTTCGCCATCACAGCAGCCACAGGAGTAA
- the LOC123401028 gene encoding formin-like protein 10 produces MTRRMGLLVLLVAAVLVAPSRGGGEVGGVRFWVGWTAPAPSSSTSAPPSSLVLDGDLVDRIRSLCLQDVVGAEEILGTGQTFAYDELPSRSSESELKTTLLIEFLTLLPPHKFSVTHDCIRANHFSLGMSQEFRDYFQDQQFLLGSNLYPRRRYLADQMAGDAPSASTPRNQHLKDKPAKKRRGVPPPASPSDKQHNYIKLVLTVVLPTAAFSFIAAFLIFYCCGCNKSKVSVGEPRDDHPLLHMQLANTPGSSPIIHASSSQLHKDDQRVRTSKAGASMSRCFPCCFKTSTDVTTPGQAAGGAQNNNATSDAPKPMPPPPPPPPPPPPPIRKAGPPPPAPPKGSLAKFPQLSPVESSHSEGSSASEHASESSEAEVSAPRPKLRPFYWDKVLANPNQSMAWHDIKFGSFHVNEDMIEALFGYGAGNRNKTKDKELAMADPSPQHVSLLDFKKSCNLAVVFKAMNVSVEDIQDALIEGNELPRLLLETILRMKPNDEEELKLRLYDGDYSQLGLAEQVMKALTDIPFAYKRISALLFMSSLQEDASSLRDSFLQLEAACGELKHRLFLKLLEAVLKTGNRLNDGTFRGGANAFKLDTLLKLSDVKGADGKTTLLHFVVQEIIRSEGVREARLAMESGRSQPSGDDLNGPVQEDGEYYSKLGLKIVSGLSSELVNAKNIAALDADALSASVLQLRRELLNAKEFLNSDMATIDENGGFHRSLVRFVEDAENETNFLLKEEKRLRSLVKKTIRYFHGNDVKDDGFSLFVIVRDFLVMLDKACKEVGASQKKAASQSRSSGSGNSASQLNPQEKQFPAVLDDHLDSSDSND; encoded by the exons ATGACGAGGAGGATGGGGTTGCTCGTGCTGTTGGTGGCGGCGGTGTTGGTTGCTCCGTcgagagggggaggagaggtgGGCGGGGTGCGTTTCTGGGTGGGATGGACGgcgcctgctccttcttcttcaacCTCTGCTCCTCCGTCTTCGCTGGTTCTGGATGGGGATCTT GTGGACAGAATacggtcactttgcttgcaagacgTAGTTGGCGCGGAGGAAATTTTAGGCACTGGACAGACGTTTGCTTATGATGAACTGCCGAGCCGTTCTTCGGAGAGCGAACTGAAGACGACGCTGCTTATCGAATTCCTCACCCTTCTTCCACCTCACAAGTTTTCGGTCACTCATGACTGTATCCGCGCAAATCATTTCAGCTTGGGCATGTCACAAGAATTTAGGGACTACTTTCAGGACCAGCAGTTCTTGCTCGGTTCAAACTTGTACCCAAGAAGACGGTATTTGGCTGATCAAATGGCTGGAGATGCTCCTTCCGCATCTACACCTCGCAACCAACATCTCAAAGATAAACCTGCGAAGAAGCGTCGGGGAGTGCCTCCTCCAGCTTCACCTTCGGATAAGCAGCACAACTACATAAAATTAGTCTTGACCGTCGTGCTTCCGACAGCGGCCTTCTCGTTCATTGCTGCATTTCTGATTTTCTACTGCTGTGGATGCAACAAGAGCAAGGTCTCTGTCGGTGAGCCTCGAGATGACCATCCTCTTCTTCACATGCAGTTGGCTAACACACCTG gatcgtcacccATTATCCATGCATCCTCCAGTCAGCTTCACAAGGATGATCAAAGGGTCAGGACTTCTAAGGCCGGAGCCAGCATGAGTCGGTGCTTTCCATGCTGTTTTAAAACTTCAACTGATGTGACAACGCCTGGGCAAGCTGCTGGAGGAGCGCAGAACAATAATGCCACAAGTGATGCTCCTAAACCAatgcctccaccgccgccgccacctccaccaccacctccacctatcAGGAAGGCTGGTCCTCCCCCACCTGCACCTCCCAAAGGCTCATTAGCAAAATTTCCTCAGCTGTCACCGGTTGAGTCAAGTCATTCTGAAGGATCATCTGCAAGCGAGCACGCCAGTGAATCATCTGAAGCTGAAGTGAGTGCTCCAAGACCCAAACTTCGACCATTCTATTGGGACAAAGTTCTTGCTAATCCTAACCAGTCGATGGCCTGGCATGACATCAAGTTTGGTTCTTTTCA TGTGAACGAGGATATGATAGAGGCATTGTTTGGTTATGGCGCTGGCAACAGAAATAAAACGAAGGACAAGGAGCTTGCCATGGCAGACCCTTCACCTCAGCATGTTTCGCTTCTTGATTTTAAGAAATCGTGTAACCTGGCGGTTGTTTTCAAGGCAATGAATGTCAGTGTAGAGGACATTCAAGATGCTCTCATTGAAG GAAATGAACTTCCTAGGCTACTTCTTGAGACAatcttgagaatgaaaccaaaTGACGAGGAGGAGCTGAAACTCAGGCTTTACGATGGGGACTACTCACAGCTAGGTCTTGCAGAACAAGTCATGAAGGCACTCACTGACATTCCTTTTGCTTACAAGAGGATCAGTGCTCTACTTTTCATGTCATCTTTGCAAGAAGATGCTTCAAGTCTCAGGGATTCATTCCTGCAATTGGAG GCTGCTTGTGGGGAACTAAAGCACCGCCTTTTTCTGAAGCTGCTAGAAGCTGTTCTCAAGACTGGAAACCGTTTGAATGATGGGACCTTCCGTGGTGGTGCTAATGCATTcaaacttgacacccttctgaagttgTCAGATGTCAAGGGTGCCGATGGAAAGACTACACTGCTTCACTTTGTTGTCCAGGAGATTATTCGATCTGAAGGTGTCCGCGAAGCAAGGTTGGCTATGGAAAGTGGAAGGAGTCAACCTTCAGGAGATGATTTGAACGGACCTGTCCAAGAAGATGGCGAGTACTACTCCAAGCTCGGCCTAAAGATTGTATCAGGGCTTAGCAGTGAATTGGTTAATGCCAAGAACATAGCAGCACTAGATGCCGATGCTTTGTCTGCCAGCGTATTGCAACTCAGACGTGAGTTGCTGAATGCAAAGGAGTTCCTGAACTCTGACATGGCAACGATAGATGAGAATGGCGGATTCCACCGCTCGCTGGTACGTTTCGTAGAAGATGCAGAGAAtgagaccaactttctgttgaaagAAGAGAAGAGGTTGAGATCATTGGTGAAGAAAACAATTCGGTATTTCCATGGAAATGATGTGAAAGATGACGGATTTAGCCTCTTTGTCATTGTAAGAGATTTTTTGGTGATGCTAGATAAGGCTTGCAAGGAGGTTGGGGCGTCACAAAAGAAGGCGGCAAGTCAATCTCGGAGCAGTGGCAGTGGTAACTCAGCATCCCAGTTAAATCCCCAGGAGAAACAGTTTCCTGCAGTACTGGATGATCATTTAGATAGCTCTGACTCGAACGATTAA